The following coding sequences lie in one Chelonia mydas isolate rCheMyd1 chromosome 6, rCheMyd1.pri.v2, whole genome shotgun sequence genomic window:
- the C6H11orf24 gene encoding uncharacterized protein C11orf24 homolog, with the protein MWTAVVFFLLISLCISENRISTLKERGTRVIRINRLSSEKHCRRACRGLSLSGNRYCNWSVFYQNRCVLLHCRHLYVCQNASTQDITDLLGELVLKKREAQPPGRTGRQVDSDTSQENQTESRATVPPSPSAQVRTVMTGPRTTPPAVITTVATTTATTTQSTKGTPGEISTTTPSATGNETAEILGVLTGNSAILTSTTSPAASSLVSNNDTSSSAPTATFEKTSNKVFTSGTTKAPAPLSQTTIATSESKARTVVSQTEHSSVTVASRLPWDATRSTPTPSIVNNAGVGPLTTSLSIATTTDSLQDLKTHSPDSAVTNPSSESASSIMPTIKATSSTLEPLTTTVDRPQNITGKPSPTIPVRTKTSATNQPMTKATTGPGVITTTYSTSLTKLTTMGPTNAPKTTALGIGRGQQNTDYDNLLIATGPLTQYLVDTSSLLAVLLFGIIFFITVLVLFAMQAYESYKKKDYTQVDYLINGMYADSEM; encoded by the exons ATGTGGActgctgttgtttttttcctgttgattTCCCTGTGCAtatctgaaaacagaatttccacCTTAAAGGAGAGAGGCACTCGGGTGATACGAATAAACCGGCTGAGCAGTGAAAAGCATTGCAGACGCGCTTGTAGAGGCCTATCGCTTTCAG GTAATCGTTACTGCAACTGGTCAGTGTTCTATCAGAATCGCTGTGTCCTTTTACACTGTCGCCATCTGTATGTGTGTCAGAATGCCAGCACTCAGGACATTACAGATCTACTTGGAG aacttGTCCTTAAGAAAAGAGAAGCACAGCCACCTGGCCGAACCGGCAGGCAAGTGGACTCTGACACAAGCcaagaaaaccagacagagaGTCGAGCAACGGTGCCACCTTCACCATCAGCTCAAGTAAGGACTGTAATGACAGGTCCCAGAACGACCCCACCAGCAGTAATTACAACTGTTGCCACCACCACTGCCACAACCACCCAATCCACCAAGGGAACCCCAGGTGAGATAAGTACAACTACTCCATCAGCCACAGGTAATGAAACTGCAGAGATCCTTGGGGTTCTGACAGGTAATTCTGCTATCCTTACCAGCACCACGTCTCCAGCTGCCTCGTCTCTCGTTTCAAATAATGATACTTCTAGCTCCGCGCCCACAGCCACCTTTGAAAAGACAAGTAATAAGGTGTTCACTTCAGGAACTACAAAGGCACCAGCACCCTTGTCTCAAACTACTATTGCTACTTCTGAATCGAAAGCGAGGACTGTAGTGTCCCAGACAGAGCATTCCAGTGTAACCGTTGCCTCCCGGTTGCCTTGGGATGCCACGCGCAGCACTCCCACCCCTAGCATAGTTAATAATGCGGGGGTTGGCCCATTGACAACAAGCTTATCTATAGCGACAACCACCGACAGCCTACAGGACTTGAAAACGCATTCCCCAGATTCTGCAGTCACCAATCCATCTTCAGAGAGTGCCAGTTCCATAATGCCAACAATCAAAGCTACTTCATCAACTCTTGAGCCCCTGACAACTACAGTGGACAGGCCCCAGAATATCACGGGTAAGCCATCTCCTACTATCCCAGTCCGAACAAAGACTTCAGCAACTAATCAGCCAATGACAAAGGCCACCACTGGGCCTGGGGTGATAACAACAACATATAGTACTTCCTTGACTAAGCTTACCACCATGGGTCCAACAAATGCACCCAAAACAACAGCCTTGGGCATTGGCAGAGGTCAGCAAAACACAGATTATGACAATCTGCTGATTGCCACTGGGCCTCTGACTCAGTACTTGGTGGACACCAGTTCACTCCTGGCAGTACTTCTATTTGGTATCATTTTTTTCATAACAGTCTTAGTTCTATTTGCCATGCAGGCCTATGAAAGCTATAAGAAAAAGGACTATACGCAAGTGGACTACTTAATCAATGGAATGTATGCGGACTCAGAAATGTGA